One part of the Dyadobacter sp. 676 genome encodes these proteins:
- a CDS encoding T9SS type A sorting domain-containing protein, with protein MMKRYLLFCQLALLPVLTVQAQFTAGTSGFFIRQDTQVFIDSLTLKPSVDFLLTSQTLTISPTPIPGNPPSIARVYNLTSPVNFTGVAGFFYRASELNGNTENTLQLNYGNPNFLSTTGSSVDVGQHYVSNTLSSTDFTSLTAAQENALPVTLIEFQVKREEHATILYWQTSAETNSDHFEVQHSEDLRKWTALGIVNAAQESSVEKGYSFPDVAQRAGTQYYRLKMVDSDGSYAYSSIQSVRLGSSGMISAYPNPVVDKLLIGSKEALASVKVTDLTGRTFLELSKPRPGQEFSLKNYPAGAYLVKVETIAGKTEVIKIIKE; from the coding sequence ATGATGAAACGCTATCTGCTTTTTTGTCAATTGGCATTGCTTCCTGTCCTGACCGTGCAAGCGCAGTTCACAGCAGGAACCAGCGGCTTCTTTATCCGGCAGGACACCCAGGTGTTTATCGACAGCCTTACTCTGAAACCAAGCGTAGATTTTTTGCTTACTTCGCAAACACTGACGATCTCGCCAACGCCCATTCCAGGTAACCCGCCCAGTATTGCGAGGGTTTACAACCTTACTTCCCCCGTTAACTTCACCGGCGTTGCTGGCTTTTTTTACCGCGCTTCGGAGCTCAATGGCAATACGGAAAACACGTTACAGCTCAACTACGGTAACCCCAACTTCCTGTCGACCACCGGAAGCTCCGTCGATGTTGGCCAGCACTACGTTTCCAACACTTTGTCATCGACCGATTTCACATCGCTTACTGCAGCGCAGGAAAATGCATTACCGGTAACGCTGATCGAATTTCAGGTAAAACGTGAGGAGCATGCGACCATCCTCTACTGGCAAACTTCCGCGGAGACGAACAGCGATCATTTCGAGGTCCAGCATAGTGAAGATTTACGGAAATGGACCGCATTAGGCATCGTTAACGCGGCCCAAGAAAGCTCGGTGGAAAAGGGTTATTCGTTCCCGGATGTTGCCCAGCGAGCGGGAACACAATATTACCGGCTAAAAATGGTGGATAGCGACGGCAGCTATGCTTACAGCAGCATCCAGTCCGTCCGACTGGGTTCTTCCGGGATGATCAGTGCTTATCCCAACCCTGTGGTCGACAAACTGCTTATCGGCTCCAAAGAAGCACTCGCGAGCGTGAAAGTGACCGATCTTACCGGCCGCACATTTCTGGAACTATCGAAGCCCAGACCCGGACAGGAGTTCAGTTTGAAAAATTACCCGGCAGGCGCTTATCTGGTGAAGGTCGAGACCATCGCCGGCAAGACCGAGGTTATTAAAATCATCAAAGAGTAA
- a CDS encoding DUF4249 domain-containing protein, producing the protein MKPISFVLILVALTSCETLVSDIPASRLPKATSKLVVHSFISPQNDRINVAVTESVPLFSDTDTKEDVIKTAMVRISDGSNEIILPFDPNSQLYSIDQSRFPIVASKTYSLHVSDGNRDVRATCTVPRNAPVIKSYIIDTTTNSLFTRRDTSLTLKMTWQDIPNDTNYYRVRAVAEVEYDVPDPGVKGKRIRNRFDFSWDETSGRSEWQSDRNLDGSLFSSPTGKVFMPTFSPIQTQDTAPKPFYSKCRLVSVTMMVYNSDVNYFKYHRSLQQRIDTENPFTEPSVIYNNIEGGLGCFGAYNIGKLVYKPD; encoded by the coding sequence ATGAAACCGATATCGTTTGTTCTCATTCTGGTTGCTCTGACCTCCTGCGAAACGTTGGTCAGCGACATTCCCGCGTCCAGATTACCGAAGGCGACATCCAAATTGGTTGTGCATTCCTTTATCTCGCCGCAAAACGACAGGATTAATGTTGCTGTTACGGAATCTGTACCATTATTCTCAGACACGGACACAAAAGAAGACGTAATAAAAACCGCGATGGTCAGGATTTCGGATGGATCAAATGAAATAATTCTTCCATTCGACCCCAACAGCCAGCTATACAGTATCGATCAGAGCAGGTTCCCGATCGTCGCTTCAAAAACTTACTCGCTTCATGTCTCGGACGGTAACAGGGACGTTAGGGCAACCTGCACTGTTCCACGAAATGCGCCCGTAATCAAATCGTACATAATCGATACGACAACTAACAGCCTGTTCACCCGCCGGGACACATCGCTTACGCTTAAAATGACCTGGCAGGATATCCCAAATGATACGAATTACTATCGGGTAAGGGCAGTGGCAGAAGTAGAATATGACGTACCGGATCCGGGCGTAAAGGGAAAAAGAATCCGAAACAGATTCGATTTCTCATGGGACGAAACATCCGGGCGCAGCGAATGGCAATCCGACCGGAATCTGGATGGCTCGCTGTTTTCGTCACCGACCGGCAAAGTCTTTATGCCGACCTTCTCCCCGATACAAACCCAGGATACTGCGCCCAAGCCATTTTATTCCAAATGCCGGCTTGTTTCCGTCACCATGATGGTCTATAATTCCGATGTGAATTACTTCAAATACCATCGCTCGTTACAGCAGCGGATAGACACCGAGAATCCCTTTACCGAACCGTCCGTCATCTACAACAACATCGAGGGCGGCCTGGGCTGCTTTGGCGCATACAACATCGGAAAGCTCGTATACAAGCCTGACTAA
- a CDS encoding TonB-dependent receptor, giving the protein MKQFLAIVSMLVATHVYAQRITISGFVKEAKSQEQLPGVNVYIPGTSFGTVTNTYGFYSLTFPQTDSAAVLFSSVGYRRQERRIGLKGNGTLNVWLVHGNQLDEVVVTAHHENPASSVQMSQIDVPVQQIKKIPSFFGEKDILKVFQLMPGVQKGTEGQTGLYVRGGGPDQNLIILDDAVVYNANHLFGFFSVFNSDAIKSVELTKGGFPARFGGRLSSVVEMNMKEGSKDRLHGEGGIGLLSSRLTLEGPVRKEKSSFLLSARRTYADVLAAPIIAHAQKGQKDRTKPGYYFYDLNAKVNFDIGPKDKLYLSGYFGRDKFYMHEKSTFYRSNNGLDWGNATGTFRWNHLFSQKLFTNSSLIFSNFDFGVLNAFTDLNSEGAEIGYNSYRYNSRIRDVSVKTDFDYYPTSRHTIKFGLQGTFHRSRPSVLAITGTDINEPASQPVQTFDSFETGIYAEDTWHLFNALKINGGIRLSTFNTQGKTYIRPEPRVSTAVQLAQNLSMKLSYAAMNQYVHLLSNTGIGLPTDLWVPATRKIVPQRSEQFAGGFARYLERPALTVTLEGYYKKDGPYPFL; this is encoded by the coding sequence ATGAAGCAATTCCTTGCAATTGTGTCAATGCTCGTTGCCACTCATGTATATGCACAACGTATAACCATCAGCGGCTTTGTAAAGGAAGCAAAGAGCCAGGAGCAGTTACCCGGTGTCAATGTCTACATTCCGGGCACTTCATTCGGTACAGTCACCAATACTTACGGATTTTATTCGCTGACTTTCCCGCAGACCGATTCCGCCGCCGTTTTATTTTCGTCCGTCGGTTATCGGAGACAGGAACGTAGGATCGGTCTCAAAGGGAATGGAACGCTGAACGTCTGGCTTGTACATGGCAACCAGCTTGATGAAGTGGTCGTTACGGCGCACCACGAAAATCCGGCAAGCAGCGTCCAAATGAGCCAGATCGACGTTCCTGTTCAGCAAATCAAGAAAATTCCATCGTTTTTCGGAGAAAAGGACATATTGAAGGTCTTCCAACTGATGCCAGGCGTCCAGAAAGGAACGGAAGGCCAGACCGGCCTGTATGTTCGCGGAGGCGGGCCGGACCAAAACCTGATCATTCTGGACGATGCTGTCGTGTACAATGCCAACCACCTGTTCGGTTTCTTTTCTGTCTTCAACAGCGATGCCATCAAAAGCGTGGAGCTTACCAAGGGCGGCTTTCCGGCGAGGTTCGGAGGACGACTTTCATCAGTAGTTGAAATGAACATGAAAGAAGGGAGCAAAGATCGCCTGCATGGTGAAGGAGGCATCGGCTTACTGTCCTCACGACTGACGCTGGAAGGGCCTGTTCGCAAAGAGAAGTCGTCATTCCTGCTTTCCGCCAGGAGGACGTATGCCGACGTACTGGCCGCCCCCATTATTGCCCATGCACAAAAAGGCCAAAAAGACCGTACGAAGCCCGGTTATTACTTTTACGACCTGAATGCCAAAGTGAATTTCGACATCGGGCCGAAAGATAAGCTGTACCTGAGCGGCTACTTTGGCAGGGATAAATTCTACATGCATGAAAAAAGCACATTCTACCGATCGAACAACGGGTTGGATTGGGGTAATGCAACCGGCACTTTCAGGTGGAACCATCTTTTTTCCCAAAAACTGTTCACCAACTCGTCATTAATTTTCAGCAACTTCGACTTCGGCGTCCTCAACGCGTTTACCGACCTGAACAGCGAAGGCGCCGAAATCGGGTACAACAGCTATCGTTACAATTCCAGGATCAGGGATGTCAGCGTAAAAACAGACTTTGATTATTATCCTACTTCCCGACACACCATCAAGTTTGGATTACAAGGCACATTCCACAGATCCAGACCGTCTGTGCTGGCGATTACCGGAACGGACATCAATGAGCCCGCAAGCCAGCCTGTTCAAACTTTCGACTCCTTCGAAACCGGAATCTATGCGGAAGACACCTGGCATTTATTCAATGCATTAAAAATCAATGGGGGGATCCGGTTAAGTACGTTCAACACGCAGGGCAAAACGTACATCCGCCCGGAACCGCGGGTCTCCACCGCTGTCCAACTGGCGCAGAATCTCTCTATGAAACTATCCTACGCTGCCATGAACCAGTATGTGCACTTACTGTCCAACACGGGCATCGGCCTGCCTACCGATCTTTGGGTGCCAGCGACAAGGAAAATTGTGCCGCAACGTTCGGAACAATTCGCAGGAGGTTTTGCCCGATACCTGGAAAGACCTGCATTAACCGTTACGCTGGAAGGTTACTATAAAAAAGATGGACCATATCCTTTCCTATAA
- the alaS gene encoding alanine--tRNA ligase — protein sequence MTSHQIRQAFLDFFRSKEHLIVPSAPLVAKNDPTLMFNNSGMAQFKDFFLGNGTPPSRRIADTQKCLRVSGKHNDLEDVGFDTYHHTMFEMLGNWSFGDYFKKEAIAWAWELLTEVYKLPKDRLYVSVFEGNEADGVPFDQEAWDLWKGIVGEDRIILGNKKDNFWEMGDTGPCGPCSEIHIDLRPSAEVAEVSGKSLVNRDHPQVVEIWNLVFMQFERKADGSLIPLPSTHVDTGMGFERLCMAIQQKTSNYDTDVFQNTIQVLETLSGKKYGQDGEPFADIAMRVISDHIRAVSFAITDGQLPSNVKAGYVIRRILRRAVRYGYSYLGFQEPFFHKLVPVLAAQFKDVFPELKDQEEFVTRVILEEEKSFLRTLESGLKRLDSITSGLKEKGINTIPGDEVFELSDTFGFPVDLTALIAREKNFQIDETGYQDALAEQKKRSRQDAAKEATDWIELREYDGVEFLGYDFEETHSHIVKYRKVKTKAGEEYHIVLDRTPFYAEMGGQVGDTGVLIVGSKEEGEKRINIVDTKKENDLFVHISRDKNLDEALSEAGIITAKIDVDRRNKIKANHSATHLMLSAMREVLGTHVSQKGSFLNDEVLRFDFAHFSKVTDEELKKIEDRVNEKIRENIALEERRNVPIQQALDAGATATFGEKYGDFVRLIIFDPKFSFELCGGTHVPSTGEIGVFRFISEGSVSAGVRRVEAVTGEKALELMRQQEETLNKIKELLKGPTDLIKAVENLIEERSALQKRITALENEKIQALKASLVENMEKHSAFNLIVEKVTVPGADSLKQLSYELRDQVENLIAVFGAEIGGKPQLSVFIAENLVQETGLNAGKIVKDLAREIRGGGGGQPFFATAGGSDASGLDTALEKARGLF from the coding sequence ATGACCTCGCATCAAATACGTCAGGCCTTTCTTGATTTTTTCCGCAGTAAAGAGCATTTAATAGTACCCTCGGCACCGTTGGTGGCCAAGAACGACCCTACCCTGATGTTCAACAACTCGGGGATGGCGCAGTTCAAGGACTTTTTCCTCGGCAACGGCACGCCGCCGTCGCGCAGGATTGCGGATACCCAGAAATGTCTGCGCGTATCGGGGAAGCACAACGACCTGGAAGATGTAGGTTTCGACACCTACCATCACACCATGTTCGAAATGCTCGGTAACTGGTCGTTTGGCGATTATTTCAAAAAAGAAGCGATTGCCTGGGCGTGGGAATTGCTGACGGAGGTTTACAAACTGCCGAAAGACAGATTATATGTTTCTGTTTTTGAAGGGAATGAAGCCGATGGCGTGCCTTTCGACCAGGAAGCCTGGGATCTTTGGAAAGGCATCGTAGGCGAAGACCGCATTATCCTTGGCAACAAAAAGGACAACTTCTGGGAAATGGGCGATACCGGCCCGTGCGGCCCTTGTTCCGAGATCCACATCGACCTCCGCCCGTCCGCCGAAGTGGCGGAAGTTTCGGGCAAATCGCTGGTGAACAGGGACCATCCGCAGGTGGTGGAGATCTGGAACCTGGTATTCATGCAGTTCGAGCGCAAGGCCGATGGCTCGCTGATTCCCCTGCCATCGACGCACGTCGATACCGGAATGGGTTTCGAGCGTCTTTGCATGGCTATCCAGCAAAAAACTTCTAACTACGATACCGACGTATTCCAGAACACCATTCAGGTACTGGAAACGCTTTCGGGCAAAAAATACGGACAGGACGGGGAGCCGTTCGCCGATATCGCAATGCGCGTTATTTCCGACCACATCCGTGCAGTGTCCTTCGCCATTACCGACGGCCAGCTACCGTCGAACGTGAAGGCCGGTTATGTGATCCGCCGCATTCTTCGCCGCGCGGTGCGCTACGGGTACTCCTACCTCGGCTTCCAGGAGCCATTCTTCCACAAGCTGGTGCCGGTATTGGCCGCACAGTTCAAAGACGTGTTCCCCGAACTGAAAGACCAGGAAGAATTTGTTACCCGTGTGATCCTGGAAGAAGAAAAAAGCTTCCTGCGCACGCTGGAATCGGGTTTGAAACGGCTCGACAGCATTACTTCGGGTTTAAAAGAAAAGGGTATCAACACGATTCCGGGCGACGAAGTTTTCGAATTGAGCGACACATTCGGTTTCCCCGTGGACCTTACGGCGTTGATCGCACGCGAGAAAAACTTCCAGATCGACGAAACAGGCTACCAGGACGCATTGGCAGAGCAGAAAAAACGCTCCCGCCAGGATGCCGCCAAGGAAGCCACCGACTGGATCGAGCTCCGCGAATACGACGGTGTGGAATTCCTCGGTTATGATTTTGAAGAAACGCATAGCCACATCGTCAAATACCGCAAGGTTAAAACGAAGGCCGGCGAAGAATACCATATCGTGCTCGACAGAACGCCTTTCTACGCTGAAATGGGTGGACAGGTTGGTGATACGGGTGTCTTGATCGTGGGGAGCAAGGAAGAGGGAGAAAAGAGGATTAATATTGTCGATACAAAAAAGGAGAACGACCTTTTTGTACATATTTCACGAGATAAAAACCTGGATGAGGCGCTATCGGAAGCAGGAATTATTACTGCTAAAATCGATGTCGACCGTCGTAACAAAATCAAGGCGAACCACTCGGCTACGCACCTGATGCTCTCGGCCATGCGCGAGGTGCTGGGTACGCACGTGAGCCAGAAAGGTTCGTTCCTGAATGACGAAGTGCTGCGCTTCGACTTTGCGCATTTCTCGAAAGTGACCGACGAGGAGCTGAAAAAGATCGAAGACCGGGTGAATGAGAAGATCCGCGAGAATATCGCGCTCGAAGAAAGAAGGAATGTGCCCATTCAGCAGGCGCTGGATGCCGGTGCTACGGCGACTTTCGGGGAGAAATACGGCGATTTCGTGCGCCTGATCATTTTTGATCCTAAGTTTTCTTTTGAGCTTTGCGGTGGTACGCACGTACCTTCTACGGGTGAGATCGGCGTATTCAGATTCATTTCCGAAGGTTCGGTGTCGGCAGGGGTAAGACGTGTGGAAGCCGTAACCGGTGAAAAAGCGTTGGAACTGATGCGCCAGCAGGAAGAAACCCTGAATAAAATCAAAGAATTACTGAAAGGCCCTACCGACCTGATCAAAGCGGTTGAAAACCTGATCGAGGAGCGCTCGGCTTTGCAGAAAAGGATCACCGCGCTCGAAAACGAGAAAATCCAGGCATTGAAGGCCAGTTTGGTTGAAAATATGGAAAAGCACAGCGCATTTAACCTGATCGTAGAAAAGGTAACTGTACCAGGTGCCGATTCCCTCAAACAGCTTTCCTACGAGCTTCGCGACCAGGTGGAAAACCTCATTGCCGTTTTCGGCGCCGAGATCGGCGGCAAACCGCAGCTTTCGGTGTTCATTGCCGAAAACCTCGTACAGGAAACCGGCCTCAATGCGGGCAAAATCGTGAAAGACCTCGCCAGGGAAATCCGTGGCGGCGGCGGCGGGCAGCCATTTTTCGCAACGGCCGGCGGCTCCGATGCCAGCGGACTCGATACGGCGCTGGAAAAAGCGAGGGGCCTGTTTTGA
- a CDS encoding exosporium glycoprotein BclB-related protein has product MKNLYILNAPLLSLKSRGTFLAILLTLFAFAANAQVGVGTISPDPSAQLDVQSTTKGALIPRMTDTQRTAIPSPATGLLVYQTNGNAGFWYYTGTEWVPLKSTPTSSSSTIIPYASGTPAIMTTLAGGLAGTGSVVGFGINTPGVSLLGGLVDATNLTNMAFSMPRDGVITSISGFFSNTAALALLGTLNIQAQLFRAPEGSNLFSPIPGALVTLSPGLTGVLTIGTTASGLTNGLNIPVTAGTRLLLVYSVSDTGFGLVNTVNGYVSAGVAIN; this is encoded by the coding sequence ATGAAAAATCTATACATCCTCAACGCTCCTCTGCTTTCTTTGAAATCGAGAGGGACCTTTCTCGCTATTCTGCTTACATTATTCGCATTCGCCGCAAACGCCCAGGTTGGCGTCGGAACTATCAGTCCTGATCCGAGCGCTCAGCTGGACGTACAATCCACTACCAAAGGGGCTTTGATCCCGCGCATGACCGATACACAACGTACTGCAATCCCGAGCCCTGCTACTGGTCTACTAGTTTATCAGACCAACGGGAACGCCGGTTTCTGGTATTATACCGGTACCGAATGGGTCCCGCTGAAAAGCACACCAACGTCCAGCAGCTCCACCATTATCCCTTATGCATCGGGAACGCCGGCCATTATGACGACCCTCGCGGGCGGACTAGCTGGTACCGGTTCGGTTGTTGGATTCGGAATCAATACGCCAGGCGTATCGCTGTTGGGAGGCCTGGTTGACGCGACAAACCTCACCAACATGGCCTTCTCCATGCCACGGGATGGCGTCATCACGTCTATCTCCGGCTTTTTCAGTAATACAGCCGCATTGGCTCTGCTAGGTACGCTTAACATACAGGCGCAACTGTTCCGGGCTCCTGAAGGATCCAATCTCTTTTCGCCAATTCCGGGTGCGCTCGTAACGCTTTCACCTGGTCTCACGGGTGTTCTGACTATCGGGACTACTGCATCGGGGCTAACCAATGGATTGAATATCCCTGTGACCGCCGGTACGAGGCTACTGCTGGTGTATTCCGTTAGCGACACAGGGTTCGGCCTTGTCAATACTGTAAACGGGTATGTCAGCGCAGGGGTAGCCATTAACTAG
- a CDS encoding lysophospholipid acyltransferase family protein, translating to MRTLRFRLALWGWRSLADLIFWVFCRLWPYRRNMVLVNMARCFPTRPEKEIRKMVRAYFRHLADLLVEPFIIGRMPYGGLGRLVHYENTQLIDRLLREKKNIVLMASHYGCWEYLLSLPLQTHCKVLAAYSPISNRWLNAWALKLRSRFGVVMIPKSEWYRRTLGWNDDAPAIFVTIADQRPPESGKYYLNFMNRKTFIQSGAARIAVQRDCAVVYLDVSKKERNTYHFRFRLITRQPKELGEAGIMEHYYKALESTIERQPELWLWSHNRWKFHSRQGQKPVNALKLL from the coding sequence ATGCGGACGCTCCGGTTCAGGCTGGCTCTATGGGGCTGGCGTTCCCTGGCAGACCTTATTTTTTGGGTGTTCTGCAGGCTATGGCCTTACCGCCGCAACATGGTGCTCGTGAATATGGCCCGCTGCTTTCCCACACGCCCGGAAAAAGAGATCAGAAAGATGGTAAGGGCCTATTTCCGGCACCTGGCCGACCTGCTCGTGGAGCCGTTCATAATCGGGAGAATGCCGTATGGCGGTTTGGGGCGGTTGGTGCACTACGAAAATACGCAGCTGATCGACAGGCTGTTACGCGAGAAAAAGAACATCGTGCTCATGGCCTCGCATTACGGCTGCTGGGAATACCTGCTGTCGCTTCCACTCCAGACCCACTGCAAGGTGCTGGCGGCATACAGTCCCATTTCCAACAGATGGCTGAATGCGTGGGCGCTGAAACTGAGAAGCCGTTTCGGCGTAGTCATGATCCCCAAGTCGGAATGGTACCGGCGGACGCTGGGCTGGAATGACGATGCCCCGGCTATTTTCGTAACGATCGCCGACCAGCGACCACCGGAGTCGGGCAAGTACTACCTGAATTTTATGAACCGCAAAACATTCATCCAGTCGGGTGCGGCACGCATCGCCGTACAGCGCGATTGTGCGGTGGTGTACCTGGACGTTTCCAAAAAGGAGCGGAATACCTACCATTTCAGGTTCCGGCTGATTACCAGGCAACCGAAAGAACTTGGCGAGGCCGGGATTATGGAGCATTATTACAAAGCGCTGGAAAGTACCATCGAACGCCAGCCCGAGCTCTGGCTGTGGTCGCATAACCGCTGGAAATTCCATTCGCGACAGGGGCAAAAGCCGGTCAATGCATTGAAGTTGTTGTAA
- a CDS encoding CHRD domain-containing protein yields MRKLAFMGVFVIAGMVAACNDDDDPTDPTPVLPELKVSTTLSGANEVPANPSTATGSVDGTLDQETRILSLNITYSDSAASDSASADSVFTPTAWHIHKGPADSTGAVVIDFGTDFKTPFAFKDTLTEAQVADLKAGLYYVNIHTAKYPNGEIRGQLKAEE; encoded by the coding sequence ATGAGAAAATTAGCATTCATGGGTGTGTTTGTGATCGCCGGAATGGTGGCAGCATGTAATGACGACGACGATCCGACAGACCCGACTCCCGTATTGCCCGAGTTGAAAGTGTCCACAACGCTTTCCGGCGCGAACGAAGTACCCGCTAATCCATCAACAGCTACCGGTTCAGTGGACGGTACGTTGGACCAGGAGACGAGGATTCTGAGTCTGAATATCACGTACAGCGACTCCGCAGCCTCGGATTCCGCATCCGCTGATTCGGTCTTCACTCCAACCGCCTGGCACATTCATAAAGGCCCTGCCGACTCGACCGGCGCGGTGGTCATCGATTTTGGGACCGATTTCAAAACACCTTTCGCATTTAAAGACACCCTTACCGAAGCACAGGTAGCCGATCTAAAAGCAGGCCTGTATTATGTGAACATTCACACGGCCAAATATCCGAACGGCGAGATCAGAGGCCAGCTGAAAGCGGAGGAATAA